The Lates calcarifer isolate ASB-BC8 linkage group LG11, TLL_Latcal_v3, whole genome shotgun sequence genomic sequence gtacaggcattcctaataaagtgcttggtaAGTAAACATTTAGCTGCAAAGCAATGTCAGGAAAAATTGTACTTACTGGGTCACTTTGTCCCTAATAGCTTGTtactgacaaatgaaaacatagcTCAGAGCTCCAAATAATCACAATTACATTTCAAACCGTTAGGAATTGTTGTATCATTAGTGCCATCCATGCTGCAGTGTGGTGCTGCTGTTGGAGCCATTTAAATGACCCTAGAAGGAAGCAGGAACCAGGCAGCCATGAGCTTCTTATCATGACTTGACCCTGCTGTTGACATCTCTTTGAGCCTGTGTGTATTTATCACCCTATCAGTGCCCCCCATCACTGTGTCCTCATTTCTCcaccctttcctccctcctccctttaACGGCAGATTGTCCAGCTACCAGTCTTTTTTGGACATCCTGAATGAGATGAACGACTACGCCGGGCAGAGAGAGCTGATTGCCGAGAACATGATGATGAACATTTGCATTCGATCTCACCAAGTACCTGCAAGAGCTCAAGCAGGAGCGAAAGACGGTGAGTTTGATCTGGAGGGAACAGAGAGTGTAGTGGATTTGGCTGGTTAAGGCCCATCTCTGAATAGAATTTGGTGTGTTTTTCCAGGTGTGTTTGAGACTAAATACTTAACCTCAAAGACTCTGTGTTTAGGCTCCTTAGAGAAACCTGTCAAAATCTTCCCACAGCCTTGTTGTTTGCCTTTTAATAAATATTCACTATGTTgtatttgggggggggggggggttggctCATTTTTGCTTTACTTTGATGTAGTTTTACTGGTTTCATTGTTTACCTCTTGATTTGAGCCATGTCTGATCCCATTTCAAACTCCTGTATCTGCTGTGGACGACATAAACGTAAACTCATAGATCTGAATTGAGTGTGTATACACTAGTACTCTGGTATGTGGCTGCAGCACCATGTTCAACAGCAGCCTGAGAACATGCCAGATGGGATTTTCATTTGGAGTAGACAGAAGACACTGCTGAGGTGGAGTGTAAAGggtgggaggagagaagaaggagatTTAAAGGAGGCGTGGAGATGTGGAGATCTCACTGTTGTGGCAGGAAGGAAGCCTTACTTAGTGTCTCTTGGGGGAGGCATGGTTTGAGCAGTGGTGTGCCATTTCTCTATGAGGAATGCTTTGGCTTCGTCCCACTGGCTGGATTGCAGAACATTGCAGCCGTGCACAGGCTTGTGCTGCAGACGTGATGtctcaaacagacacactggtatttgttttcttgtctgttACGTTGGGTGACTTCAGCAGGTCATTGTTTATTCTGTGTCTGCCCCTGCACATGgctgtctctctcacactctgtcatCTGACCCTCTTCTCACTCTGTCTATTTTTATGAATGTCTGCAGTATCTGATGGATGccaagaaggcccagcagagtTTGGAGAGCACCTACAAACAGCTCGACAGTGTAAGTCGAGTCTTAGAATTTTAAAAGATTGattgaaacattttctgaaatatGTGTGTCCTGAAAATCCATATTTGATGtactaaaacattttgtacTATAATGAGCAAGGctattataatatttttttttgtgttgagtTCATTAGGAAAGACTGGAAATAGTCTCCATGAAAGAATGGCTGCACATTCAGTGTGGTCAGTCAGATGGCTATATTTGTCTATAGTAAAAACAGTTGGACAGAATGGAAAGCAGTTCCTAATTTTAGACTTGCATCATCAATCCAAGAGGTATTTAGTGATGATTGGAGATCTTAAGGTCCCAAGGCCAGAAACCTCCCCTATTCATCTTCatagaaagacaggaaaaaaaattctTTGCTCAAAATAGTACAACCTCTTCATGCTTCATTCAGGCAATGGCCTCACTTAGCTGGATGAAATGAACatggtctttttcttttctttttcctctttcatttctctctgcacacacacacagagtaaaaagCGCTTCGAGAGGGAGTGGAGAGAAGCAGAGCGTGCAGCGCAGTATGCAGAGAAGACCGATCAAGACATCAATGCCACAAAAGCAGACGTTGAAAAAGTAACAAGCTGGGAAAATAAATTGACATTATAAGGTTTGCAGTGTCAACATAGAATCACAGGCAACTGGTTAAcctgtctgctgttgtgtgtgttttgtaggcCAAACAGCAGGCTCATATGAGAGCACATGTAGCAGAGGAGTGTAAGAACGACTACGCTGCTCAGCTTCAGAAGTACAACAAGGAGCAGAACCAGTTCTATTTTACTGATATGCCACTCATTTTCAATGTAAGTGAAATGAATATTGCAACATGACAACATTCCTGCTCTCAACATTTTGATTACATTACTGTGAAAACTGGTATTAGTCAGCCAAAAACTGTTAACCTGAACTTTTGGGTGAAAAAAGTTTATATGATAAGTGACATATTGATGGCTTATTGAAAATTAGATAACCATATAACAAACATTTTGAGACTGAATTTGGATCATATTCAGTAcctttcattttaaatacacaatTTAAAATTTGCAACTCACCAATCTATGCTGACATTTGGATTTTTGTACACTTTTTGTACCAATGATAAAAGCTACACTCACTGATTTAAAGCCAGAGATTAACTCTTCAGTTAAAGTTGTTATATTTATGCCACCTGAAGATCTGGCTTTGAAAAATTCTATGTTGTCTTTTTGTCCCAAAGGAGGCCCTGTGATAGAAATATCATACCTTGAACCTGATATTGAGATGCACATTGTATTATGGGCTGTGTATTATGTATTGTCTCAAACCTAATAATGACAGTGTCTTGAGTAACTGTTGTCGTGCGTTCACTAGAAATTGCAGGATCTGGATGAGAGGCGAGTACGGAAGTTGGCGCAAGGCTACATCTTGTtctcagacacagagaagcaTGTGATGCCCATCATCGGCAAGTGCCTGGAAGGCATTACTAAAGCCGGCACTAATGTTAATGAGAGGAATGTGAGTTGGTCTCAAAAAAATGCTAAATGGATTTTAATGTGCAGCGTGGCTTTGTGCAGcctatttattttatctgtgcTTCTGTTTGAAAATAACTCTTGGTTGCTCTTATCCATAATTGAATCTAATGCAGGACTCCATGGTTGTAATAGAGCAGAACAAGTCAGGCTTTGAGCGTCCTGGAGATGTGGAGTTTGAGGACTACAGTCAGGGCATCAACCGAGCCTCATCTGACAGTAGCCTGGGTACACCTAAAGGCCCCATGGACCTTCTGGGAAAGAACAGGAGCAAAAACTTTTGGCTTTTCAGCAAAAGGAGTAAGGTAGGACATTTCACGCTAGCAGAGCTCTTTAGGCCAATTTGGCCCCATGACATAGTCTCATGTTTTGTGGAGGTTGTGCAGTAAATAAGTTTGCATCAGTGATGAACGACAGCAGATATGAAAATCAGCTGCCAGGCAGATTAGTGGGTGACTTCATGTACGGCAGTGTTACAGTTTGAGTCACAGAGCCAGCAAACAGAGTCAGGAAATCCCCTCTACAGAGAGCACTCATGACGGACCTGTGGTTgtggctacacacacatacgatacacaaacacacgtaaACAACCCTCTCATCTCTAAAGTTCAGTATAATAATGCATGAACCTCcttcattatgtttgttttacatgaaCTGACACACACCCCAACACTTCTAGAAACGGTCCTTTGCATGACTCTGTCCCTGGCTGTGAGTGAATAAACCTTGCCCTCCCTccacaccctccctctctctgcaacATGGTTTCCAATAGGTCAACTGGCAGTCAGCATTCTGCTGTGCTTGTGCTTTCATCAGCACAGGGCCCAAACAACATTGAATTTTCCTCTACAGGgatccacaaacacactgcttcCATTATACTGCCCAGAACCCTAGCATTATGTCTCTCATCACAATAAAATCTTTGTACCAACATCGGGATGACACCAGGTTCGCCAGGTCAGAAAAACTGGATCGGGGCCAACCACGCATCCACGCAAAAAAGGTTAACATTGACATTCCTGCGTTTGCTCTCAAATATCCACTTGGGGTCAAGAGAGCTTCACTAGGGTGTAAACTGTGGCGCACTCTTGCTGAGGTTCAAAATTAAAGTGGTGATATGAGAGGCTGACCACTAACCAGCTAATGGTCCCCCTCCTCCGGTTCCAGCACTAAATGAttccttctttcctccctgCAGTGTTTGCTTGTTCAGCGCCTCTCTTCTGTCTGCATGTCTTATTGGCTGTGCTCTGCTGTGCACTCTTCCtgttctgtgtatgtgtgtggcacACTGCTCTGTGTCATCAGTCATGCTCTCCCAATTAGGCCTGTAGCAGTATGAATAGGAGGCTGCCTACATTGGCTTGAGTGAGCTTTTTGGTTTATGTCTGGTCCCTGAACATTTCCATTCTTAACTGCTCTCCTGTATTTAGATCCCCATAACTCTCAAGAAAACTAGCACCTACCCAGTAGATGGTCACATAATAATAGTGCTGTACTTGCAGTTCTCAGTATTTACACAAGAGGCCTTGCTGTAGGGCTGTTTTAGACATTCACTATTGGAGACTAGAAGGTATCAGCCTCCTATGTAATTTAAGTAATAGAGCCCACTCCCACCTTTCCATGCAGACATACAGCtgaaacagatttttactgTAGTTCACTCCAGGCATGTTTTCAAGTTAACCTCTTTCTAAGAGGTCATGCAGGGCATTCATCAAGCCCCAAAAAATCTATATGCATTGGTCCACTATGTTAATTAAGCAGGCTATTTATAACAACTGCACTGatatataaattaatatttcaccTATATAGGTCAGACTGCGAGATAGCACAGATTGtgctatgtgttttttttcactgaatcCTAATGATTGTGTTGGTAAATTTGAATTAGGGaaagtttttttcttgtaaGGCAGgtcttattttcacagtttcacagcaTTTTACTGACCGTTTTCACTGATAATGCACAGGATACTGCAGCTTTACTAGACTGTGTTACAGCAAACTCTCAGAAATCtgctatgatattttttattacaaatcAGCAGTCAGATTTAAATTAGCCCATTTTGACCTAGTTTTCTGGACCACTTATTTGGGAGTGAAATCCAGATGAAGGTATCCAACTAGTCCATCAATTTCTTTCCAAAACTGTGTATGTGCTCTTTGACCTCAAGAGTTGTTGGGACAAAATTGAACTTAAAAGTAGctcacaaataataaaaaataataatcacaaatagTTTATGTTTACAGTATACAGTTTGGGTAACACTTAACTTTAATCTTGGTTTCCACTTCCAAGTAAGTAGTGATGTCCTATTGAATTAGCAGTAAAGTTGTGTCATTACAGTGTCTCCACATCTCTGCAATGAGGCTGGGGCATAAAATAAAACgctgtaaaaaatatatacatatatattaaaaaaaaataaacaaatagaatTTTCAATTTAATAAGGTCAAATTTGGTTTAGTCTAGTTGGCGTGCCCCATTTCCTCACTGTGTCTCACTCTACCCTTCATCCTGGAGCGAGTTTGACTGCAGGTGTTGGGCTGCTGTGGCACCGGttgggagctgtggttgtttgCTTGCAGTGTGGGTTTTTTTGGTGTGtgatttgggttttttttatgtgtgtgtcaacCAGAGCCaaagagacagatgtgtgtttgtgctttcatGCTCTCTGGGCTCATTTGCTGGGTTTGCTCCAGTGTTGTCTTCCTGGCTTTGTGGTGTGCTTTAAGGTGTTGACggtgtctttttctttcccttgtcaccttgtttgtttttgtcctccctgtcttccctctttctctatccttcaacccccccccccccaaaatccTCCCATCCCTGATCCTGTACCCTATACCTGCATATCTCATGCTTGGGTGCTGGTATTTTTGGTCTCGCCCCCACCCCAGCTCTCTCCCTCCACGCTCCCACCTTTCTCCACACCCCCCGCCCCCTCGCCTGCTAATGGACCCCCTTCCCCCAAGTTTGGCCGGGACCCCCTGTCGTACTGTTTGAAGGAGATCAATAAGACAGTCAAACCCAGAATCTCTTCCTTCCGGACACTCAGGAGATCGGTGAGTCACCAGAGGAGAAGGTTCGAGTGCTCGAGGAGACCTCCACCCATCAGGGCTCGCACATCATCTGGTGTTCCTCCCTCTGCGACAGAGACTGAAAACCCCAGATGAATAACACTATTAACAGACTTACACATGTGGCATACCTTTTACTGCCCACAATGGCTCTACcaccattttaaatatttgtgtatTATAAACGCATACCCATCACCTTTTCAGCGTAGCAAAATAAGAACCTGTTTTTAAGGGGATTTTTCTATACAcatactgtttcttttttcctcagaagTTTACTCCAGAGAGGATCACGGTAATATGGACAACAAAGCTGGTGTGGGGGTCTCAGCTGTGTGACACATAAAAACGGCCACCTTTCCATTACAATGGCTCATCTCGTTTTAATAATATTCACTCCACAAAACTCTGCAGGAGTTTCTGTGTTAAATGATTGAACATGCAGCAACCAGCATCATGTTATGTGGCAAAAGGCTTGTTTGTATTGAAGAGGTGGCCCCCTGGTGGTGGAGCAAGTGGAGGAATGCTTGGTAGCACAAGAGGAACCTGAGCAATTAATTGCtcaattttaaaataatcttaataGGTTCTGCACTCTTTTGTGTCATCTTTTCCATCCAGGACTTTATTTCTTGAGCTTGTAGATTAAAGAATAGGACATTACAAAGTTATTTGAGTGTGCTACATTGTATTTGTTGGTCTGTGGGTGGTGGTTTTTGGTTCAGCTCACTGTTGTACATCACTGGCTTTACATTAATTTGAATCTTTATGGAAGTGTAACTAAGAGACTTGAAACTGTTTTGTCAGTGAAACATTGTCTCATGAGCTGAACTCAAACCACAAGCTTGGTTTTTCTCCTGagatgtttgtctctgttctcATGGTTACCATTGTTATGAAACTGCTGGTTCAGAGTATGATAAGTTTGATTTTAACACCCTTCCTGTAACCTCTTGCAGCCTACAGTGACGGAGGACTTTGCACATCTTCCCCCAGAGCAACGCAGGAAGAGATTACAACAGAAACTAGAGGAAATTTGCAAGGAATTGCAAAAGGAAGTAGATCAGAggtgcgtgtgtttgtgtgtatatgtgagtaTCCTTCTGCGTATTAATAACTGTCTCTGTTAGAACCTCTGTGGTGAGGATGTGGATATAATATTCATGCGGTGCACATCAGTGTGTATAACTCTGTGgtgcctgtgtgagtgtttgaatTGTTTACCCAGCCCTGAATTCTGCAGGGAACCGATTTCTACTGAAAGTgactttccctcttcctcccttgttcctctctcactctctccctcctctcttcagtGAGGCCCTAGGGAAGATGAAAGATGTTTATGAGAAAAATCCTCAAATGGGAGACCCTGCTAGTCTGGCATCCCAAATCAGTCAGACATCCCAGAATATAGAGCGGCTCAGAGGAGAACTCAACAAGTATGAGGTAATCATGACCTTTGTTGTTTATGAGGTCACCATTTACCATTATGAGACCCTCATTTgttatttctaatattttatgaGGCCATAGGGCTCTTAGCATTTTATTCTAAAATATTCTAACATTCATTAGATGTCAGTTGTtgatttaatatattattattataactagATTCCCCACTTTTGAGTATAGAATCATGTCATGAGGGACTTGGTTGTTCAGTTTTATCATGTAATCATACATTGTCTTGAGATTATTAAAAGTCATGATCCAACCtcttaaaatgtttattcattattttgtaaCTTCCCTTTTTCTTAGACTCAGTCTTGTGATGAATGGTTAGGCAGAGGTTAGGCAATAACATGATGAAAGGGACAGATGAATGCCAtttttctgaaaacaacaagaggCTATTCAAGGACTTAAATCCTCAGGGACTTGATTAGTGTAATCTGCATCAATATTAGTATTCCTCCTTAGAGTCATAAATCTGAACACACTAACATGCTaatcatatttttagattcagtgtgacttacactCTCTGATGATATCATTAACTCTGATGTACATCACAAAGAAACGTccataaatcacagaaaaaagacaatCCTCACACCttcagaacttgcctgagaatcttgacatttttaagttttttttctgtgtcacagtGAGCCACTGATACCTGTCCATACATCCATTGGTACAATGCAGACCAGAACTGCTAATACCTAATTTGCcatacttttaatggtgccagtttgccaaaatgtaaacaaatatcaTAAGATACAGAGCTAAGATTGGGCTGGATGATGACAGGGGGTGAGGGAGGTTATCTTAATCTTGATTTTGAATATGACTTTGTACATCAGTAAATCCTTTATCTCACAAACTGAtgattttttctgttctgtctctttgtcacTGTCTCAATCTAGACTTGGCTGGCTGAAGCAGGAGGCCGAGGGGACACATTGCGCTATAAACCTCACACATTCAACAATAATGGAGCTCATGATGTACAAAGGTAAGGCTAAATTCTACTAATACACATTATTTCTGACACAGTGAGGTGTTGTCTGTATTTTACGGGAAACCtatgtctt encodes the following:
- the trip10a gene encoding LOW QUALITY PROTEIN: cdc42-interacting protein 4 homolog (The sequence of the model RefSeq protein was modified relative to this genomic sequence to represent the inferred CDS: deleted 1 base in 1 codon), with translation MDWGTELWDQYDIIEKHTQSGLELVEKYVKFVKERTEIEQNYAKQLRNLSKKYNLKRSSKDEPECRLSSYQSFLDILNEMNDYAGQRELIAENMMMNICIDLTKYLQELKQERKTYLMDAKKAQQSLESTYKQLDSSKKRFEREWREAERAAQYAEKTDQDINATKADVEKAKQQAHMRAHVAEECKNDYAAQLQKYNKEQNQFYFTDMPLIFNKLQDLDERRVRKLAQGYILFSDTEKHVMPIIGKCLEGITKAGTNVNERNDSMVVIEQNKSGFERPGDVEFEDYSQGINRASSDSSLGTPKGPMDLLGKNRSKNFWLFSKRSKLSPSTLPPFSTPPAPSPANGPPSPKFGRDPLSYCLKEINKTVKPRISSFRTLRRSPTVTEDFAHLPPEQRRKRLQQKLEEICKELQKEVDQSEALGKMKDVYEKNPQMGDPASLASQISQTSQNIERLRGELNKYETWLAEAGGRGDTLRYKPHTFNNNGAHDVQSPDGAHSDESTPDPSQAIYAEFDDDFEDDELAAPIGKCTAMYNFPGASEGTISMQEGEVLAVVEEDKGDGWTRVRRNNGDEGYIPTSYVTIALNK